The genomic window ATCGTTTATCGTTAACGGCGGAAACTTTAACCAAACCGCCGGCCGCTGTCATCCCGAAAAGCCGGCACAGAGGCGGCGTGCGGCAAACTTTGCTCATCTTTACAAACAGGCGAAGGGTAAATCGGGACTTGCCAAGAGGGTGATAAAAGAATAAAAATACACAAAATAAAAATAATAATTCACAAAGGATAGTCCGTGAAGGAACGCAGTACAGGGTTGGTTCAAGGTTTTCGCCATACGGTTCCTTATATCAATGCACACCGTGGCAAAACCTTTGTGGTCATGCTGGGCGGCGAAGCCATCGAGCATGAAAATTTTGCCAGTATTGTCAATGATATCGGTCTACTGCACAGCTTCGGTATCCGCCTGGTACTGGTGTACGGCGCCCGGCCGCAAATCGACGCCAATCTGGCGATACATCACCTTGAGCCGATGTACCATAAGCATACCCGCGTTACCGACGCGCCCACCCTCGAGCGAGTAAAGCAGGCCGCAGGCCAGCTACAGCTGAACATTACCGCCCGGCTGTCGATGAGTCTGAATAATACGCCGATACAGGGCGCGCACATCAACGTGGTGAGCGGCAACTTCATTATCGCAGCCTCTGGGCGTGGATGACGGCGTGGACTATTGCCACAGCGGCCGCATCCGCCGTATTGATGATGAGGCGATACACCATCAGCTTGACGGCGGCGCCATTGTGTTGCTGGGCCCGGTCGCGGTATCGGTTACCGGTGAAAGTTTCAACCTCACCTCCGAAGAGGTGGCGATTAAGCTGAAAGCGGAAAAAATTATCGGTTTTTGCTCATCGCAGGGCGTGATTGGCGAGGACGACGATATTATTTCCGAACTGTTTCCCAACGACGCCCAGCAACGTATTGATCAGTTGGAAGCGCGCGGTGATTACCATTCCGGCACCGTGCGTTTTCTGCGTGGCGCGGTCATAGCCTGCCGCAGCGGCGTGCGGCGTGCGGCGTGCGGCGTGCGGCGTGCGGCGTTGCCATCTTATCAGCTATCAGGAAGACGGCGCCCTGGTGCAAGAGCTCTTCTCCCGCGACGGCATCGGCACACAGATCGTGATGGAAAGCGCGGAGCAGGTGCGGCGGGCCACCATCAACGATATCGGCGGCATTCTGGCGCTGATTCGGCCGCTGGAACAGCAGGGGATCCTGGTGCGCCGCTCCCGCAAGCAATTGGAAATGAAAATCGATAAATCTACCATTATCGAACGGGACAATATGACCATTGCCTGCGCGGCGCTGTATCCTTTTCCCGACGAGCAGATCGGCGAAATGGCCTGCGTGGCGGTGCACCCTGATTACCGCAGTTCGTCGCGCGGCGAAATGCTGCTGACGCGCATCGCTCAACAGGCGCGCCAAATGGGGCTAAAAAAATTGTTTGTGCTCACCACCCGCAGCATCCACTGGTTTCAGGAACGCGGCTTTACCCCGGGAAGTCGATATCCTGCCGAACCAGAAAAAGGCGCTGTATAACTATCAGCGAAGGTCTAAAGTGCTAATCTATGAATTATCAGATATTTAGACCCAATCCTCGCTCAAAAAATAGGCGACAAAACACAACAAAGCACGACAATACACGACATTTTTATCAATAACTTACCGCTTATTTCGACCTGCCGATTACGCCAGAATCGCCCACATTTGACGAAGGAAATTCCATGCGCTATAGTCGCTTCCAGGTGCTGAACACACCATGCAAAGCGGATACCGCGCCCGAAAGTTATGCAGTTTTTTTACGCCCATAGATTGTATGGTCGGGTAGCGAGTAGTGATACAACACCCTTAGGGGGAAAGCTGCTGGCCGACTTTGCACGGTGTTCAAGTACCCGACCGCCCCACTGAACATGGGGTAAAATGAACAAATGCAAAGGATACAAAAATGAACACCCAACCTATCTAATTTTCATTTAAAGAATCGCACGATGTCCGCGTTCAGGTAATCGATGGTGAACCATGGTTTTGCTTAAAGGATGTCTGCGACATTCTGACCATCGCAAACTCCAGTCGTGTTGCTTCTGATGTGCTCGACTCGAAGGGGGTATGCAAAACGGATACCCTTACTTCTGGCGGCATTCAAGAGCTTAATTTCGTCAACGAACCCAACCTCTATCGCGTCATCTTCCGTAGCAACAAGCCCGAGGCAAAGCAATTCCAGGATTGGGTATTCAATGATGTACTTCCCTCAATCTGCAAGACTGGCAAATACGAGCACCCCGTTTACAAGCCAGAGTCCCACGAACTCTTCACCACTAACGATACCTCCAACCTCGCCCGCCTGATTTGGCACATGAGCCACAACTTCCGCTTCAAGCAAGCATGGAGCAATGGCATATGGTACGCCCTGCGCGAAGTCACCGGCATTCCCTCACCGCAGCTGATGGAAGTCCGCCATATCCCGCATATTGCCAGAGAATGCGAACGTATATGGGCGGTGATTGAACGCCTGCAATCTGCTATGGTAGTAGAGGCTGAGAGACGAACCATTCGGCAACTGGTGCGCAAGCGGGAGAATGTGGATAGTGTGATGGGTGAAATCGATAGCCTGCTCATTGAGTCAAACCATAGCAACGCCTTCATGCTCACCGATACCCTGACCCGTTGGCATAAGTCCGAGCTCGGCCAGTTCGCGCAGAGGCACTGATGGTTGCCCCGGCCCGTTGAGGGGCCGGGGATTTCGATGGAATACCACAATCTGAACAAGCTATATACTGCACCGATGACAAAATCCTCACTCTCACAACACGATGCCCTGTTCAAAAAGTTCCTCGGCGACATTGCTGTAGCTCGTGACTTTCTGGAAGTGCATCTCCAACTCATCTGCGTGAGCGCTGCGATTTCAGCACCCTGGCAATGGAGTCCGGCAGCTTTATCGAAGACGACCTCAGGGGACAGTGCTCGGACATGCTGTATTCGATGAAGACCACGGCGGGCCATGATGGTTACGTCTACTGTCTTATCGAGCACCAGAGCCGACCGGAAAAGATGATGGCGTTTCTGTTGCTACGGTACGCCGTCGCCGCGATGCAACGGCATCTTGAACAAGGCAATGACGCTTTGCCAGTGGTTATTCCGCTCCTGTTCTATCACGGCACCACATCGTCTTACCCCTACAGCACCCAATGGCTCGATTGCTTTACTGACCCCGAACTGGCAGAATCAGTCTACAGGCAAGCATTCCCGCTGGTCGATATCACCGCGATGCCGGATGATGAAATACTGTCTCATCGGCGGGTAGCGCTGCTAGAATTGGTGCAGAAACACATCCGGACCAGTGATATGTTAGAACTAGCCGCTGACATCGCTCGTCTGCTCAATCTATGGGCGATACCGAAAGAGCAGTTCCGTAGCCTGATGTACTATATCGCAGAGCGGGGAAATACTTCGGATGAATCGCAATTCCTACAGCATATCGCCACCAAAGCCACTGACTACCGGGAGGACATCATGACCATTGCAGAACAGCTTGAAGCTAAAGATGAGCAAAGGGGCATCCAGAAGGGCATCCAGCTTGGTGAGCAGAAAGGTCGCCAAGAAACGACCACCGAACTTGCACGAAAGTTCCTCGCTAACGGTGTCGAACGCTCAATTGTTAAGCTATCTACAGGTCTCTCCGACCATGAGCTGGATGAGTTGGCCCGCCAGTAGTTTACCGCGTACTACTCTTCGTTATTAGCTGTATTAGCAGCCGCCCCAGCTCGTTGAGGGCCGGGGTAATAGCTCTATTCCCTACATGTGAATCCAACGATCGTTTTTGACGATCGATAAGCTGCCTTCGATCGTTATTATCAGTTTGCGTTATTCCGGTAAAAAGCGGGAAATCCCATTTTTACGGAAGCGTTTTCTACATGAAGTTATTCAAAGGAGTGAAACGAGTATTTAAGTTAATGCTGATTATTGTACTTATAGTCTATTTTTTTATTTGGCATTATCCTTGCTAAGCTATTCCCTTGCAAAGATGACCTGCCACCTCATTATTACGACGAATAGACCTTTTCAGCGGTGGTGTCACTAGCCTCCTGATACGACGCGACGGTTAATGTCCCTGAATTCCGGCTCATCATAAAAAAGCCCGGTTTTCGCGTTGTAGTACATGCCGGGCTGACAAAATGTGTTCTCGTCGTACCTGACGGTGTAGTAGCCTTGGCGTTGATAGTCATCGCTGGCGACAATGATATTTTTAACCCTGTTGCTGTTTTCAGGTATCAGCGCATATGATCAGGTGTTTTCCTTCATGAGTACTCTTCGACAATAATCAGACCATCGCCACCTTTCCCAGAAGCATAGTGCGTATTTTCATCAACATAGGCCCCCATCGCGCCGCCGCCACCAGGAAACGAACCATCATCGCCACTTGTAGAGACATGAGGCAGTGCGTTATAGCCGCCGAAAGAGGCCCCGCCGTTGCCGTTGATTAATAATCCGGAGGCATAGGTACCCCCTTGCCCGGACTGTCCGAAGACCATCATCACGTTTCCACCAGTTGGTTTACCGCTAACGGATGAACCGTTTTTAATTATGCCGCCACCACCGCGCCTTCACAAAACACCAGAGAACCAAAAGACGAGCCACCACCGTCACCACCATCCTGAGAGACGCCAGCAGGCGACGCCGCACCACCCGTACCTACCTCAACGCTTACGGACGAAAGAGGCGTGACATCAAGTAGCGCTTCAGCATAGGCCCCAGCAGCACCGGCTATCGATCCGCGATTTTGTTTGGACATGCCCGCACCGCCTCCGCCTGCGCCCCAGCATTTCACGCGGATTTTCTGTGTTCCCGGCGTTGGCGTATAGATACCGCTTTCGGTGAAGGACTGGATATTCAGCAGGCGGCCACCACTGAGAGTATCGGCTATCGCCTTAACAGCTTTTGGTGTCGCGGCCATCGTTTCGCTGTCGCTGTCCGTGGCGCTACTGAGTTGCAGCATGCCCTTTTCCGTCAGACTCCCCGCCGGAAATCCAGCACCGCCGCCATGCTCATCCAGACATTTTGTGAGGTATCCGGCGACTGGTCGCTGCTCTCCTTTTTGGCGACATAAAATTTGCCGGCGTGTTGCACCACAGCAAACAGGGGGTACGTCAGACGGCTATCCCATGCAGAAATGCCGCGCTGCGACAGGTACATCAGCCAATGGTCGGTACGCTGTTGCAGGGCTTAAACCACTCCATTGGCGGTTTGCTCCAGGGTTACCCCCCAGCCGCGCAGCAGGTTGGGAAAGGTATCCACCTCTCCGGTTTTGGCTTCACTGGCAAACAGGGTGAAGTCCGTTTTTTTAACGATGGTCATACACTATCCTCGTGAATTTTCCTTCATTGAAGCCAAACGCCAGCGGGTCGCGGGCCCAGCCGAAGGGGCGCTCTCCCTGAATCATGATGAGCTGGTATCGGACCCCGACGGGCCTGACCAGGATATCGAGATGGTGCACGGCATAGAGACGCAACGGCGTCAGCATTTTTTCCGGCACCACAATATTCATGGACATATCGTGGTTGTCAATAACCACGACCTGGGGGCCCAGCAGGTACCGGATGGCGGCGGAAATCGCCGCCATCGTCGGGCGCAGGGTGTTTTTCAGCACGCGCGCCCGCAGAAGAAAGCGGTAATCGTCATCCTCAAGCCTTGTTGAGTCATTAAGGGCCTCGCCGAGGAGGTAAAAGACGCCGTCGCCAAAGCCTTGTGCGGCGTCAGCCCCTAGCCAGCCAAAATACGCCTTGGGGATAAAGGCATTCAGGGTGCGTCCAAGTTCGACATGCCGCCCGATAAGATCCAGTCCGTAGCCGGTGGCCTTATCGATATCCAGTAGACTGGCGAGCGTTAATACCGACGTCCAGAGTTCCCGGCTTTCAGAAAACAGCAGCCCGACGGTTTGCCGGGCTCGGGGTTTGCCGCGATATTGCCAAATCAACGCCGCTTCCGGGGTATCACGCAATCAGCACCTCCACATCATCCGGGGTAATCCATGCGCATTCGCGCAAACCGATATCGGCCTTTGCGCCGCTGTTCACGGTGATAGCCCGGATGACAAAACCCGATACGCTATTGACCTGACAGGTCAGGCGCATGGCATAAACGGGTTCACCAATGGTAAACGGCGTGGCCGCCAGCGCGGCCTTGATGCCGGCGATATCGATATCCTGAAACGCCGCCAGTCGTTCAATCTCCAGCCCGATTTTGACGTTGACGGTACGGGCGCGGTCAAAACGGGCGATCCGGGGCATGCCTGCCATGTCGATGGTCACGGCTATCGCGCCGATCATGCCGCAGCCGCCCATTTTCTTTTTCAGCAGCGTCCGGGCGATATCCTCGTTCCTGGCTGGTCATTTTCCAGTACGGCGGCCTGCTGTGCGCCGCGCCGGACGATACCCGCATACAGGGCGCGCTGCTCTAGCCACGCGCCTGTAGCCTGATAGGGATCGAGCATCTGCGCCATGAAGGCGATCGCCTGATTGAGGTTGGCGAGCTCTTGCGCGAACAGGCCGATCATCTGTCCGTCGGGGGTGTCCGCATCGATATTGATATCGTCGCCGTAGATACGCCGGAAGCCGTCCGTCAGCCGTTGATGGATAGCGGCCAGCGGCTCAATAACCATACCGGTATCAGTGATCTGAAGCATCGAGGGCGATCTCCTGCTGACGGCCTGCGTTATCCATGCAGGTCAATGAAAGGGAAAAGCGCTGATTTCCTGTACGCCGTCGGTGTCGAGCACCACGCCTTTTATCTCGGCTTCCAGCGCGCGAAAATCGGCATTTTTTGCCAGATAGTCAAACCAGCGCACGCCGCTATCGGGGTTTAAAAACCAGTCGCCATTCAGTGAACGCAGGCGAGTGATAAGGCATTGCCGCAGGGCGTCGGCACCAGAGGCATAGCTCGCGCGCCCGCGGCCAAATGTCCAGTCGTGATTATCGTCGAGTCGTCTTACTCTCATGTTCCGGGTTTCCCTGTTTTGCCGCTGCCGGTTTCCACGCCGCCGTGGGTGTGGCTTTCCAGTGCGATATCCCCGGCGACGATGCTGTGTGCCGATACCGTGCCGCGACTGTGGCTGCTGCCCGCCGTCTGGCTCATATCGCCAATCTGTTCATGATTGCCGGTCTGACGGCTGTTGCCGATATGCTCGATATGCCCCCGTATGCTGATTTTCCCCGGCGACAGGCGGATATAGGTCTGGCCGTCAACGCTCTGCATCGACGCACCGTCCAGATACAAGTCCGGGATGGCGCGCGGTCGGCTGGAAATCCCCGGCAGGAAAAAACCATCGGAGTAATCGTGCAGCCGGGCATCGAGCGGCGCGGATTTATTGCCGCTGGCAAACCAGCCATCGAAACAGCGCTCGCAGAAAACAATCAGGCCCTCATCGCCCGCGCCGACCGGGACGGTAAAGACAAAACCGCCGCCGCGCGGAAACTGGAGAGGCACATCCACCAGGGGCGGCAGGTCGACAGTTTCGCCGTTGCGTAAGATCTGTTTTATCATCGGCTCAACGGTGAGGGTATTCTCAGCGGCATTCAGTGCCACAACCCGTCCGGGCAGGGCGGTATGGATATCCCGCCGCGTGGCGGCGGCCGCTTGTGTGACCACATCAAGCAGCGTCGGGGTTTTGCCTGTCATCGTTTTTCACCTTCTGAAACGCGCCGCCGAGACACAGCAGCGTGGTAAACCAGCTATCGCCGGTGTGCGTCAGTTCAGTAATTTTGTAATCCCCATCAAAACTGGGGAGTATCGAGCGCACCCTGACCAGGGCACCGATACGCAGTGTGGGATTCAGCAGACAGGTAATTTTCAGGCCGCTATCGGTTTTCTCCGGGCTGCCGACCATGCCGGTTTCCTGCGACAGCACAAACCCTTCGTGGTCTGCCAGCACCCGGTTTCGTAGTAGCAAGGTGAGTTGCCTGTCCTAAATCGACCAGTCTGCCTGATGGTTTGTCGCGATGTGGTGCAGTGCATCGCGGGCATTACCGACCAGCACCTTTCCGCGCGGAAGCGGCCGGTCCTGAGGGATATCGATGCTCCCCGTACCGGTTTTACGCATCGACTGCGCCACTTTCGCCAGAATTTCCGCATCGGTGGCACCGGCCCATAACGTGGTCGATACCCGGGCATTGACGTAATCCCGATGCCCGTCACCGCAGGCCATCTCGGTAATAAAATCGACGTCACTACGCTTTATCTGCACGTTGATGATATCGCCGGTGTAAATCACACGTAGAACCTGGTATCCCACCGCCAGACTCAGGCGATCATAGTGCTTGCTGGTGAGCGCATGGCGGTGCGAATCGTTGAGGTTGTAAACAGAGACGGTGGCTGGATTCGGTGCGCTGGAAAGGGTTTTGCTGGCGAGAACGCCCCCAGCAGGCACGTGACAAGGGCCCAGCTGTAGGCAGAGCCGGTAGTAAGTTTTTCCATGGGTATTATTGGGGTTATTGCGCCACTTCGTCCGGAGTGGCTAGCTAGCAGTCAGAAAAAAGCAGCGTACCTAGACTAAAGTTCAGGATTATATTTACCTAAAATTGCGATATCTTCTTCTGGTTCTATATTCTCTTGAAAGAAAAGGTCTTTGACCACCCCTTTTAAATTTCTGCTGGTACGGTAAAAAGGGGTTACTTTTTTATCATAAGAATTTAATAACCGTCAGTTGTAAATAGTTTTCATTTCTTTTTTTGAGTTTTATCACTTTAAATAATAAAAAGCCCCAACCACCAGAAGGAGTTGAGGCTTCATATCCTGCGCGCTTTTGCCGCAGCATGGAGGTATTATGTGGCCTAGTAGCCGGCCAGTCAAGCATTTAACTGATCGTTTGATCAGTTATTTAGCCTCATGCTGTCAATGGCGTTGCAGAAAATGCTGAATATCCGCTTGTTGCCATCGCGCCAATGTATTCGTCAGCAACAGATTGTGCGATTGATTGTTTCATCAAGCAACTGTTTCATTTCTGATACCACGGCGTCTGCATCCTCACGATTCTTGAGAACTCGCCGAACGGCCTACTTGATAGTTGGTAGTACATCATCAAATACCCAATTTTGAAATTGTTTTGCTTCTGGCTTGTTGCTGCGGAAAATGATTCGGTAGAGATTCGGCTCATTAACATAAACAAGTTGCTGTTCTCCACCTTCAGTTGAGGTGTGGCAATTTGCCCACCCCTTTCTGTCTAGCTCTCTGAGTAATCTAGATGTTCGATCAACAGTCAAAACTTCGCAGACATCCTTAAGACAGAACCAAGGCTCAGCGTTAATTAAATGAATACGTATATCATGTGTTTCTCGGAATGAGAATGAGATAGGTTGGATTGATAAAGCAGCCATGATCGGCCTCCTTTGTAGTTTAGTTTAATCACCAGTTAGTGGCTGGTGACCAGGTGTCAACTGAGTCTACAAAGCAACTCCGGGCATATTTCCCTTTCGGGTATTGTATTACGCCTCTCCACCCGGCCTTCGGATGTGTTTACGCCGTTTTACGGGCATAAAAAAGCCGCATGGCTATCGGGTGCGGTTAACCGCTTTGTAGTTCAGTGCGACCAGTATCCCGATAGCTACATACGTTATCAAGCCGCCTCCAAAAGTTCAGCCACGCGACCGGCAATGTAGGCTTCAGAACGAGAGAGATATGCAGAGACATATTCATGCTTTCGTCCCAATTCTCGCCCTATCGCCCTGCACGACACTTTGCCCTTGTAATACGCCACCACGATATCGTAGCCCAGCGGGTCGAAGACCTTCAGCCGCCCTACCACCCGGTCAACTATCTCCCCGTCCTCATCGGACAGCATGGGCCGGATATCGCTGCTTGCCGTGACGATGGGCCATGCAGCCTTGTACTCGGTGCCAATGCGTGAGCCGCTCCAATGTCCCCATGCCGTCAACAGGTATCGAATATCTTTCATGCTGCCTCCCCGCAATATTCATCAATCACCACCACACACTTCCCACCCTTGACACCGTCGTTGTCGTCAGTCTTCTTGACAGTCATCATCAGCACCGACACCTCTCCGCAGAATTTTTGATGCCCGTATTTCATGCGCGCTTTGGCGACAGCTACCTCAGTCAGGCGTTTAAAGCGTTTGGCGGCTTCACTGAGATAAACACGTCTTGCGTTGCGCACCCAGTAGTGATTTACACTCGGCGGGAAAGGTAATTCGATAATCATGCTCGTCCCCACATGCGGTTAATCAATTCATCTTTACTACGCCTATTCCGCGCCGAGTACGGGCGCGCATCATCTGCACATCACGAATATGAGCGCTGTAGTCGTAAGTGGTTACCGCCGCCTCGGCCGGTATCTCGCGGGCTTTGTTACGCGAGCGCTCGGTCGGCCTGAATAAGCAGTGCTGCATCATCCCAGGCTTGCGCATATTCGATTAAACTGTTCATGCGCTTCACGCCCATCTGAGCCGTGCTCTCGCGGATGCTGCAAAACTCCCCCTCCAGCCCTGTAACGACTTCTCCCGGCCTGCCTGTGGCGATGGCATGGCCTGAGACGAACAACGCTTTCCAGTCCAAAAGCGGACGCGGTTTATCTGCCCACAACACTTGCCGAGAGACATCGGTGCATAGCGCATGAAACAAATTGTTCTGCGGCAAATTTCTTGTGCTGTCGTTGATGGTAATTTCGAGAGGGCGGTGTTCGTCGGTGGGGAGTGAATCAATAAACGCTTTCAGGTTTTCTCGTATTCGTTCATCACGCAGCAGGAAGCGTGTTTTGTCCATTAACCACCTCTGAATTTATCCACCCAAACAAAAAGGGCTGCAATGAAAATTCCTGATAAGCGGTTCCCTGCGTGCCAAACCGGTTTTTGGCGACAATGAGTTCAGCGTATTTCGCCGCTGGACTATTCTCGTTGTACACCGCATCGCGGTAGAGCATGATGATGCTATCAGAGCGTCCTGCTCAATGCTGCCTGAATCTCTTAAATCAGCACAGGTAGGCCGCTTATTGGTGCGCTGCTCTACGTTTCTGGATAACTGACTTAGCGACATCACCGGCGTTTTCAGCTCCTTCGCCATACGCTTGAGGCTGCCGGAAATATGCGCGACGGCAAGGTCATTACGCTCTGCTCGTGGCTTCTCAATCAGACCCAGATAATCGACCATAATCAGCGATAACGCAGGGTGGGCAAGCTTGTGCCGGTAAGAAATGGCTCGTATCTGCTCGATGGTCAGTGATGATGCATCCACGACCCAAACATCAAGCCCCTGTAAGCGGCGAAGTCCCTGAGATACTCTTGCCCAACCTCCGTCATCCATCCGGCAAGGCTTGCGTAGCGTCGAAACCGGGAGATGACTGGCTCCCGCCAATGAGCGCTCGATAACCTGCATCGCATCCATTTCCATCGAGAAAATCAAAACACCCTTGCGTTCGATTTCAGTTATCGCGCCGTTCTCCGTGTCAATCTGGCGTGTGGTATGCTGTGCAGCGACACCCTCCGCCACCTTCAAGGCAAATTCAGTCTTTCCCATGCCGGGACGGGCGGCAACAATCACCAAGTCCACCGGATTGATACCACCAAGAATGTCATCCAATTCCTCAATGCCCGTTTTCAATGAGTCCGAGGCTTCCCCATTCTTCAGACACTTTTCCAAAAGCGCGGTGTAGGGGGCTATCAGCTCGTCGATATGCATTGGGCGGACTTCGTCGGCGGGGCAGTCGATATCACGCAGGGAGGCTAACACCTGCCCCATCACTGCCAACGCACGTTCATGGTTCGAGGATTGGCGTATCTGCTCCAGTCCATCGCCCAACAACGCCGTGAAGCGCCCGCCGCACACGCTGATAGTCTGCCAGTACCCGCGCATACCCCTTGAGATTCGCTGCGCTGGGACACTTCTTCGCCGTTTCCATCACCGCGCCAAAGTTGCCGCTCCCCATCGCCTCACCCACCATCAGCCCGTCAATCAAGCCACGGGTTTTCGCCTGCCGCCGAATTTCGCGGAACGTCTCACGGTACAGGCTGGCGGTGAAAGCGTCGTCATCCAGCAGCGTAGCGAGGACATCCGCCGCATCAGGCGTGTAACCGCCTAGCAGCAGACCACCGATGACACTGGCTTCGATTTCCTGGTCTGTCACAGCGTGCCCTCCCGGACTTTGGTCAGGGTGTCAACACGAAGCAGGTAGTCAAGATTGGCCGTCCAGCCCCGGTCATTGTCCCCCGAAGTAAAACGGCGGCGCGTGGGTCACAAACGCCTCCACGTAGGCCCGGAACCCCTGAAGGTCTTTTCGTGCCAGCTGACCCATGAGTCGTTTGATACCCTCGCGCCGCTTGTCGTTAAGCTCTACAGCGTGGGGGAGTCTGTCGGCTACCGTGTCGTTGTAGATTGCCAGTGCTACCTGATAGTCCTGCGTGGAAAGCTGGTCAGGTTTTGGTTGGGGGTTTGGTTTTTTCCTGCCGGTTCCGGGGAGAGGCCCCCGGTAGGGGGTAAGGGGTTTTAGGTTCCATAACTGGTTCAAAAGAGTGACTAATTCTGGTGCCGCCTGTCGGCATAGGGGGTGTGCTGGGAGTCGG from Sodalis glossinidius str. 'morsitans' includes these protein-coding regions:
- a CDS encoding BRO-N domain-containing protein — its product is MTIANSSRVASDVLDSKGVCKTDTLTSGGIQELNFVNEPNLYRVIFRSNKPEAKQFQDWVFNDVLPSICKTGKYEHPVYKPESHELFTTNDTSNLARLIWHMSHNFRFKQAWSNGIWYALREVTGIPSPQLMEVRHIPHIARECERIWAVIERLQSAMVVEAERRTIRQLVRKRENVDSVMGEIDSLLIESNHSNAFMLTDTLTRWHKSELGQFAQRH
- a CDS encoding phage tail protein, translated to MLQLSSATDSDSETMAATPKAVKAIADTLSGGRLLNIQSFTESGIYTPTPGTQKIRVKCWGAGGGGAGMSKQNRGSIAGAAGAYAEALLDVTPLSSVSVEVGTGGAASPAGVSQDGGDGGGSSFGSLVFCEGAVVAA
- a CDS encoding DUF2612 domain-containing protein, with the protein product MRDTPEAALIWQYRGKPRARQTVGLLFSESRELWTSVLTLASLLDIDKATGYGLDLIGRHVELGRTLNAFIPKAYFGWLGADAAQGFGDGVFYLLGEALNDSTRLEDDDYRFLLRARVLKNTLRPTMAAISAAIRYLLGPQVVVIDNHDMSMNIVVPEKMLTPLRLYAVHHLDILVRPVGVRYQLIMIQGERPFGWARDPLAFGFNEGKFTRIVYDHR
- a CDS encoding Gp138 family membrane-puncturing spike protein; translation: MTGKTPTLLDVVTQAAAATRRDIHTALPGRVVALNAAENTLTVEPMIKQILRNGETVDLPPLVDVPLQFPRGGGFVFTVPVGAGDEGLIVFCERCFDGWFASGNKSAPLDARLHDYSDGFFLPGISSRPRAIPDLYLDGASMQSVDGQTYIRLSPGKISIRGHIEHIGNSRQTGNHEQIGDMSQTAGSSHSRGTVSAHSIVAGDIALESHTHGGVETGSGKTGKPGT
- a CDS encoding baseplate hub protein, translated to MLLRNRVLADHEGFVLSQETGMVGSPEKTDSGLKITCLLNPTLRIGALVRVRSILPSFDGDYKITELTHTGDSWFTTLLCLGGAFQKVKNDDRQNPDAA
- a CDS encoding BRO-N domain-containing protein, with product MAALSIQPISFSFRETHDIRIHLINAEPWFCLKDVCEVLTVDRTSRLLRELDRKGWANCHTSTEGGEQQLVYVNEPNLYRIIFRSNKPEAKQFQNWVFDDVLPTIK
- a CDS encoding antiterminator Q family protein — its product is MKDIRYLLTAWGHWSGSRIGTEYKAAWPIVTASSDIRPMLSDEDGEIVDRVVGRLKVFDPLGYDIVVAYYKGKVSCRAIGRELGRKHEYVSAYLSRSEAYIAGRVAELLEAA
- a CDS encoding NinE family protein, giving the protein MRKPGMMQHCLFRPTERSRNKAREIPAEAAVTTYDYSAHIRDVQMMRARTRRGIGVVKMN
- a CDS encoding recombination protein NinB: MDKTRFLLRDERIRENLKAFIDSLPTDEHRPLEITINDSTRNLPQNNLFHALCTDVSRQVLWADKPRPLLDWKALFVSGHAIATGRPGEVVTGLEGEFCSIRESTAQMGVKRMNSLIEYAQAWDDAALLIQADRALA